CGCGTGGCGAACTGATGAATCGGATACGGTAGACAGCACGTGAACGGAGAATAAGCAACCATGAGTAGATCGGAAAAGATTTCAAGCAAAAGAGAGTCTATAATTCTATGAAAATAGCAAATGCCCCATGTTCGTGGGGTGTGCTTGAGTTTGAGTTGGACGGTGAAGCCCCCGGTTATACACAGGTATTAGACGAAATGCACGCTATCGGTTACCTCGGCACCGAGTTGGGCGATTGGGGGTTTATGCCGACAGAGGCGGAACAACTTCGCGCTGAACTTGCGGCGCGCGAGTTGACAATGCTGGGAGCGTTTGTAGCTGTCGCGCTCGCCGATGAAGGAACACATGCTGCAGGTGAAGCATCGGCACTGCGTCACGCACGCTTGTTAGCGGATACCGCTGGGGATACGCCGTTCATCGTGCTTTCAGACGACAACGCCACTACGGAAGTGCGTACCCGTTATGCTGGGCGTGTTCGTCCTGAGCACGGATTGACACCAACACAGTGGGACACTTTTGTGAAGGGTGTACACCGTATTGCTCAATCCGTCCGAGACGAGACAGGACTTCGCACTGTTTTTCATCCGCATTGTGCAGGGTATGTAGAAACAGCGGCGGAAATGGATACATTGATGGAACACACGGATCCTAACCTCATTGGGTTGTGTTTTGATACGGGACATTACCGATTCGGTGGTGGTGATCCGATTGAGGCATTTACCCGTCATGCCGAGCGAGTCTGGCACGTTCACTTCAAGGATTGTCATCCCGATATCGCTGCCCGTTCTCGCAAAAATGAATGGGATTATTTTGCGTCTGTGGAGAACGGCGTTTTCTGTGAGTTGGGCAACGGAGATGTTGACTTTCCTGCGTTCCTCGCGGAATTGCGGAAGCGGAGCTACGACGGTTGGATCGTGGTGGAGCAGGATGTCTTGCCGGGAATGGGCAGCCCTTATGAGAGCGCGGATCGGAATCTTCAGTATCTGAATTCAATTTTGTAGAGGTAGGTGTTAGGAGACCTTTGATGAAAAACCCCTCAAGGATCGGTGTTGGTGTTATCGGTGCAGGACGTATCGGTAAACTGCATATTGAACATCTCGCCCAGAATGTCCCGGAAGCCGAACTGCTCGCGATTTGCAGCTTGGACCCCGCCGGTATCGCATCCGTTGCAAAGCAGTTTAATGTCCCAAAGACAACCAGCGATTATACAACGCTTTTGGCTGACCCACAGATTGAAGCGGTGTTAGTGGCATCCGCTACCGATACGCATGTCGAAATCAGCCAAGCCGCTGCAAAGGCGGGAAAACACGTCTTTTGTGAGAAACCGATCTCCTTGGATTTGGAACAGATTGATGAAACCTTGGCGATTGTGGAAAAAGCGGACGTTAAGTTTCAGGTCGGTTTCAATCGTCGGTTTGATGCGAGTTTCGCACGGGTCCGGGAAGCGGTTGCCTCTGGGGAGATTGGCGAGCCGCACATCATGCGGATTACGAGCCGAGATCCGGCACCACCACCGATCGAGTACGTCAAGGTCTCTGGCGGGATTTTTCTTGATATGACGATCCACGATTTCGATATGGCGCGCTATCTCATCGGAGACGAGGTTGTTGAGGTCTACGCTGTTGGTGGGGTACGTGTTGATCCGCAAATCGGCGAGGCGGGTGACATTGACACCGCGGTCATCACTTTACGATTCCAGAATGGAGCTATCGCAACGATTGATAACAGCAGAGAGGCTGTTTACGGTTACGACCAGCGGGTTGAGGTTTTCGGCTCAAACGGAATGGTTGCGGCGGCGAATCCACCGACAGATACTGTTATCTTTAGTGGTAGTGAAGGGACCCGCGCTGCGTCGCCTCCATATTTCTTTGTGGAGCGTTACAGACCGGCGTTTCTTGCTGAGTTGCAAGCATTCTTTAGGTGCATTCAGGAGGGGACACCGCCTCCGGTTACGGGTGAGGATGGACGTGCTCCTGTTGTAATAGGTTTCGCTGCATTGAGATCGCTTCGTGAAAACCGTCCTGTTCTTTTGTCGGAAATTTAGTCGTGTGCACCCGCGTCGCCGTCGTGCTCACCGCCAACATCACCGACTTCGATTTCAATCTCGTCTCGATTTCTGACACGTTCCACAAGCCCGTCACGGATGTCCACGATCCGGTCAGAAACATCGAGCATCTTCAAGTCGTGTGTTGCAGAAATGACAGTGACACCCTGTTCCTGATTCAAGCGTTTAATCAGATCGATAATCTCGCGTCCTGTGATGGTATCAAGGTTTGCTGTCGGTTCATCAGCAAGAATGATGCTCGGATCGTTGGCGAGTGCTCTGGCGATAGCGACGCGCTGACATTGCCCACCTGATAGTTCATCGGGAAGGTGATACATCCGATCCCCTAAACCCACCATGTCCAGCAGCTTCTCCGCTCTTTCATTACGTTGCTTCTCTGGCATGCCAGCAAAAATCAGCGGTAGTGTTACATTTCCGTGTGCGCTCCGCACGGGCAGCAGGTTGTAACTCTGGAAAATGTAGCCCACGCGGTGGCACCGAAACGCCGCAATCTGCCTCTGTGAAAGTTGAGACATGTTTTGCCCGTCGATGTAAACTTGACCCTCTGTCGGCTGATCAAGGGCGCCGATCATATTAAAGAGCGTGGATTTCCCCGAGCCGGAGGGACCCATTAGCGAGATGTACTCTCCGCGTTCAATCTCAATGTTGATGCCATCCAAAGCGCGAAGGATATTTGAACCCATACGATATTCTTTGACAACATCTTCTGTTTTCACAACGATATCCGGCATAATTTTCCTCCGTGCTTATACCTCGGTACGCATTGCTTCGGCAGGCGGGAGTTTCGCCGCGCGCCATGCGGGGAACGATGAACCGATAACTGCCAAAATCATGCCCAGAATGCATCCAAGTAAGATGATGACAATAACACCGAGTCGCGTTGCTCCGTCTTCAGGCTGCGCGGGTAACAAGGGGAAGTAGAAGAATAGGTCTAACCCATAGTCTTTAAGCCCTAAAAGCACAGCCCCGAGTGTGCCGATGAGTGCTCCGATGAGTGCTCCTGAAAACCCTTGAAACCCCGATTCAAGCAGGAACAGTCGAACCACGAACCCGTCTAACGCTCCGAGACATTTCATCGTCCCGATCTCGCGGAAGCGTTCTGTGACTGCCATTAGCATTGAATTCGCGATACCGACAACACAGACAATCAGAGACATGATAATCAGCCAGATGTCTTTTGTGGAAATGCCTGTTTCCGTCGTATCTTCAAAGGTATTAATTGTTGATTGTCGTCCGCTCTCCTGTAGCGCGAGGCCGATTTCGTTGTTTGTCCACACTGAGACAAGGAAAGCAATACCGAGCGTAATACCCGCCGTCGTGATGATTGAACGCCCGAAGCGGATTTTCAAACTCTGGAAACTAATCCGTAGCGATTCTACGAAAGGGAGATCAATTTGTTCTTCAATTGGTGCTCTTTGCTGCAAATGTCTGTCTCCTTATTTTTAATTTTGTATTTATTCCTAATATTTATTTTACCAAATTTACAATTTTAGGTCAAGTTTTTCGTGAATTTGTTCGGCACACAAGATTGACTTTTCAGTTTTTGGTTGTTATACTAAGGATGGAGGCAGGTACAAATTGATGCTCCGAAGATTTTTCGCTTATTCGTCTCTTTTGTTATCCGTTGGTATGTTGTGCTGGTGGACACCGGTTTTGGCGCATGATGCTTTCTATCCACATCATCGCGAGGATTTTGAAAACATGACGCGCCGCCGCGAGTTGCGAGGCACTGTCCTCCTGAGCACCGCCGTTTTTCTTTGCGTTCTTGGAACAGTGGTCTACCTTGCATTACGAAAGAGCAAAGATACTGACAAGACGGATGAGAACGATACAAAAACAGTTCAGAAACGTTTGGAATCCGCTGCGAACAGCGCGGTGGATACTGCGAAACGGGTCCTCAACGCCGAGGGAAACGTCTCGGCGGCTGCTGAAAAAGCACTCACGACCTATGCGGAAGCATCCGGTGTGACGTGGCGACCGCATTCTGACAGGAAGAGTCGTGCCGAATCCGTGCCGTACCAAATTCGATGTAAAATTGGATCTGATGTCGTTACCCTTAGCATTGATGCAGAAGTTATCCAATTAAAGGCGGAACACGATTTTTCTAAAACAGGCTTCGGTTCGCAAAGAACGGCAGGAAAGGCAAGGACATCTGTTGTGTTAAGAATAGGAGATAAGGAGCAGTAGTAGGTAGAATACTTATGGCTTGAGTTGGTTGATGAGTGACGCGCTATAACCAGCACCAAAACCGTTATCGATGTTCACAACGGTGACACCAGAGGCACAACTATTTAGCATCCCTAACAGGGCGGCGAGTCCACCAAAACTGGCACCGTAGCCGATGCTTGTTGGGACTGCAATGACGGGGCAGTTTACCAAACCGCCAACGACACTCGGCAGCGCGCCTTCCATGCCTGCGACGACGATAATAACACGGGCATTCAGGAGTTTCTCGTGGTTGCTTATTAACCGGTGTAATCCAGCCACGCCGACATCGTAAAGCCGTTCTGGTTGATTTCCCATCATCAGTGCCGTTTCAACGGCTTCCTCGGCGACTGGCAGGTCGGATGTGCCAGCAGAAACAACAAGTATCCCTGTAATGCCCTCATCTGCCTCAGATTGCTTGACGGCGATGGTTCGTCCAAGCGCGTTATAGCGTGCTGTGGGTTGAACTTCTTTCACCGCCTCATACATGTCCGGGGTGGCACGGGTTGCAAGGAGTGGGTGCCCTGCTGCGAGGATATGTTCACTAATCTGCTTGACGTGCTCAATCGTCTTTCCTTCACAGAAAATGACTTCGGGAAATCCTGTGCGAAGTTGACGATGGTGATCAATTTTTGAAAATCCTAAGTCTTCAAAAGGAAGTGTACGGAGAGATTGAAGCGCATCGTTCACTGCAACCTCTCCGTCTTTAACCTGTTCAAGCAGGATTTTTAACTTTTCAATTTCCATTCGTTTACTATGGTGGGCCGTCCGCTGCTTGCAGCATTTGTAAGGAAGTATCCTACTACCTGCCGCCTTTTATTTCGGTCCACACGCTATGAAAAACGCTTAGGCTTCCTCAGGAGCTTCTTCGTCAGTTTCGTCGCCACCAACACCTGGGATTGACCCGGTGATTTTGGTGCGGACATCTGCGGAGACTTTACGTCCTGTTTCTACTGCACTCTTCACCTGTTCGGTTGCTTGCTGGAGGCGTTCTTTTCCGCTGTCTACAATATCGTGAACGCCCTCTTTGCCCTGTTCCACGATGGTCTGTACGCCTTGCCTCGCGCTATCGGAGGCTTGGTTCGCGAACTCAATCGTCCGGTTTTTCGCTTCGACTGATGTATCACGAATCTTCTTGCGGGTTTCCTTGCCAGAACTCGGGGCGTAGAGCAGGCTGATAACCGCGCCTGCCATAAAACCAGTAAAAAAGGCGAAGATCATTGCGAGTCCGTTGTTCTGTCCATTGTTACTCATTTTTTTGTCCTTTCTATTAAGTTAGGTTCGTTTTGGAAAGGCTTAACAATTTCCAAAACTTGATGTTAGAATTTACGAGAATCGTTATAAAAAGTTTCAATTCTCATATTTATCTTTTGATGCTACTATTTTTTATTGTGTTTCTATCGTAATACAAACGTTGTGCTTGTTGTGCTGCTTTAATATCGGTAATCTATAAATCCCACGCTATTCAGTTTGTTCACTCGGTGTATCAACTATCGGTTCGTCCCCTTCTGGTTCATCTGGTTGTGTAGAGGTGAAACTATCCCATCCGGCTTTGATACCTTGCCATAAGCTTACAATATCGGACAATGAGACTGCCAATTGGTTACGAAAAAATGTGGCTTGTTCAAGCGTTTGTCCGGAAAAGTTACTCACCTTTTGGACCAAATCATCAAGTTCTTGAATACTTTGATTCAGAGCACCGCTCATTTCTTGGATATTGTGCACGGTGGGCTGAATTTCAGACTCGCTAATTCCTTGTAGGGAAGCTGTCAACCCGTTTAGGTTTTGCAGCAGCTGCGGCAATTCCTTATTCACCTCTTTCACCGTCTTATCCACGTCGGCGATTAGCTCACCGATTTCCTGATTAACGATACTTTCTGTGGAATTCAGCGTATTTCGGATGCTATTTAGAGAGTCTCTAAGACTACCAACGGCGGCGCACATATATGCTGCCAAAGCTGTAAGCGCAAGTAGGAGGATACCTAAGCCGAATTTCCAAAAAAGTGAAGCAATCAAACTCCAATCCATGACGTCTCCTTTATGTATGATTAAGATACCATTTCCGGTAGACGGCTTTTCAAGCACGTCTACCTTATGAAAAATGATGTTTGTGAATTCAAGTCTGCAGTTGTTGTCCTACGATTTCGCTGGCTGCCGCAATTGCCGTATTCACTTTGCTCGGATTTTTGCCGCCGCCTTGTGCGAGTTCAGGGCGTCCCCCACCACGACCATCTGCCAACTGGGTTAACTCGGAGACGATTTTCCCCGCATTCAAACCGCGGTCCTTCACGAGGTCTGCGGTTACGCCGACCACAAAAGCCACCTCGTTTCCCGTTACAGCGGCAAGGGCGACGACACCGGATTCTAAACGGGTTTTGAGTTCATCAACAAGCCGCCGCAATCCGTTTCTATCTGTGTCTGCTACGAGCGATGCCACGACCCGTACGTCTTCAACAAGCGTCGCACCTTCAACGAGGGTACTGACGTTGGCGAGTGCGTGCTGACTTTTGAGTTGTTGGAGCTGCTGTTCCAATTCTCGTTGTTCCTGAAGCAATCGTTCGATCCGTTCGGGCAAATCGGTTTTGGGCGTTTTCAGCAGATTCGCTACGTTGGCGAGTAGAGCAGTATCCTCTTGGACGGTTGTTACGGCTGTGGGACCGGTCAGTGCCTCGACGCGTCGGACACCCGCAGCGATACTGCTTTCGCTCATCAGTTTCACAAAGCCGAGTTCGCCAGTCGCCTGAACGTGGGTGCCTCCACAGAGTTCAACGCTGTATTCACCAGCCTGCACGACACGCACGATGTCTCCATACTTATCGCCGAAAAAGGCTAAGGCACCCTTCTCTTTTGCCGCATCCAACGACATTTCACTAATAGACAGTGCGTCATTTACGCGAATCTTTTCGTTGACGAATTCTTCAATCTCCTGCATCTGTTCCGGTGAAACAGCTTCATAGTGTGAGAAGTCAAACCGCAGCCTACCCGCTTCAACGAGCGAACCTGCTTGTCCAACATGTGTTCCAAGAACGTGCCGCAATCCGCTGTGCAGAAGGTGCGTCGCTGTATGGCTCACTGCAACGGCACTTCGATGCAGTGTATCAATTTTTGCTTGCACCGCAGTATAGGGTGTGATTTCACCTTCAATCACTTGGCACTTATGGGCAACCAGGTCCGCAGAAGGTTTGAGCGTATCTTGCACAGCCAACTTCGCATCTTGACTCTCAATTGTGCCGATGTCACCGACCTGTCCACCCGATTCGCCGTAGAAAGGCGTTCGATTAAGGAGCACAAATACCTCGTCTCCCTGCCGTGCACTGCCTATCGACTCAGCATCCGCAATTAAAGCGACGATTTCTGCTTCAATGTTGTTTTGTGTATAGCCGACAAATTCCGTCTTACCGTGCTCTTTAAGGACTTCGGCGTAAATAGAAATCTCTTCGTCTTTGGTGCCACCTCTCGCCTCCCATGCTGCTCGCCCACGCGAGCGTTGTGCCTCCATACTCTGTTCAAACCCAGCGTCGTCAACAGTGAACCCACGCTCACGAGCGAGCATCTCTGTCAGATCGAGGGGGAAACCGAAGGTATCATACAACTCAAACGCACGTTTTCCGTCGAGTTGTGTGCTCTTTTTTTCTATGAGTGTTTCAAATGATTGATCAAGCAGTTCCAGTCCACGTTCGATTGTTTGATGAAAGCGGTGTTCTTCGCCTTGAATCGTGCGGGTAATAAACTCGCGGCGCGGTAGAACATCGGGAAATACATCGCCGAGCAGGTCAATAACGTTGTCAACGAGCCGATAGATGAAGGCTTCGTTCATCTGTAATTTCTTACCGTAAAGCACGGCGCGTCGTAAGATTCGGCGGATAACGTAGCCTCGTCCCTCATTGGATGGCATAACACCGTCGCCGATAGCAAAAGTTAAACATCGGATATGATCGGCGATAACTCGGTGTGGTAGACCGCGTTCATCATCAAAATAGGCGGTGTCTGTTAGGTCGGCAATTGTTGTCAGGAGCGGTGTAAACAGGTCTGTTTTGTAGTTTGAATCGACACCTTGCAATATAGAGGTAATCCGCTCAAAGCCCATGCCTGTATCTACGTGTGTCGCTGGCAGCGGTTCAAGCGCACCGCTTTCGTTCCGATTGTATTGAATAAACACCAGATTCCAGATTTCTCGGAACCGATCGCTGATGTTCGGACCGGTGTTCGGGTCATTCGCGGTTTCAGGATAGGCTTCAACACCCATATCAACAAAAAGTTCGCTGCAGGGTCCGCAAGGACCCGTCTCTCCCATTTCCCAAAAATTGTCCTTATCGCAGCGACTGATACGCGAGAGCGGGATATCTGTCTCTTGGAGCCAAAGTTTCTCTGCTTCGTCATCTTCAAGATAGACTGTTGCCCAGAGACGTTCCTTCGGAATCTGCCAAAGTTCGGTCACCAATTCCCATGCAAAGGCGATGGCTTCCTGTTTGTAATAGTCGCCGAACGACCAGTTTCCAAGCATCTCGAAGAAGGTATGGTGGCTTGGTGAATAACCGACCTCTTCAAGATCGTTGTGTTTACCGCTGACCCGCAGACATTTTTGTGTGTCAACGGCGCGCGTATACTCCCGCTGTCCGATGCCGAGAAACACGTCCTTGAATTGGTTCATCCCAGCGTTGGTGAATAACAGCGTCGGGTCATCTGCTGGTATCAAGGAAGCACTCGGTACGACTGCGTGCCCGTTTTTACGGAAGTATTCTAAAAAACTGGCTCTGATTTCATCTGATGTCATTATGTGGATCCTCTCCTGTTTATCCTGTTCCTATTATAGTCTATTCTTGCTGAGAAGTCAAGAGAAAATGGAGGACAAAAAACTTCAGTGTTTGAGGAATTATATTGATTTCATCTTTAAAAAATTTGCTCAAGTACTTGTCGAACGGTTTCTGATTTGAACCCGCGTCGTGCCAAAAACCCGTGTAATCGACGTTTGGCGACATGAACCGGTAACCGCTGATACTGCTTCATTCGTTTTTGGGCGATTTCAAGTGCGACTTTCGTTTCGTCTTCGGTTTCTACTTTCGCTACAACTTGCTCTGCTGTTTCTTGGTCGATCCCTTTGTCGATGAGTTCGTGCTTAAGCAGCGTTTTCCCGCGCGGATTTGATTTTTGCCTGCGCGCTATCCAATTCTCTGCGTATTTCCTGTCGCGAATATGTCCTGAACGAATCAACTCTTCAATGGATGTCGCAATTGCTTTGGTTGAGAAGCCTTCTCGTTGAAGCCGTTGTTCCATCTCATTTTTGGTGTAAATTTTTGACTTTGCTGCGGGACGAGAAGGCTCTGATTCATCTGCTGTGGTGTTGTCTTTTTCTTCACGGATTAACCTTAGCGCGTAGTTTTTCGCACGCATTACTTCATCCGCTGCAATTAACTTTTCGATAGTCTCGGCTTCAATTTCTAAGCCGATGCGCAAGCCAAATTTTTCAATTAAGGATGCGTGAACTACAACAAACGGAGAGCCGTTCAGAAAGAGTTGTTGATGGGATGGCAATTCGGGTGCTGCCTGAATATTGGTGATTTTCTGTTTCATAGTGGCTCTCGGCTTTCGGAAACCATCAGCCGTCAGCAGTCAGAAACCTAAATTGACGCTGAATGCATATATGGCTCAACGGATAGGGGCTGTGGCGGTTAACATTTCTGCTACTGCCACAGGTTCCCTCTTTGCCGAAAGCCGATTGCTTACGGCTATTCGCCGCCGTTGCTACCTGCCCAGAGTGCGCCGCGTTCTAAGAGCGTTCCAAACATGTCATGCTGGCACGCCGAAGGATCATGACCGAGTGCGAGGTAGAAAACTTTACCTTCTCCCCAATTCTTTGTCCATGCCACTGGTGCCGCGGCACCTTTCCATAATGCTGATGCGAGTATATGGTTCCGTGGATCGTAATCAAGGATATACTGCTCATCTGTTACGACGAACTCGTCAAGTCCTTGTGTAATTTCGTGCTCACTGTCGACGATACTGACTTGGTAATCGCGGTAGCGTGGGTGTGTAACGAAATAGCCACCTACCATTGAGCGATACTCGGGACACCCACGGAACGAATCTGCTGCAGAGTGCACACCAACATATCCCTTCCCTGAAGCGACATGGTTGAGTAAGCCGTTCTTTTGCGCATCCGAAATCTCACCGACCGTGTAATAGAAAACGATGAGATCATACGGATCTAAATTCGGTGAGACGAGGGCATCCAAGTCTTCCTCGACTCTGGTAATCTCGAATTCATCGCGTTGTGAGAGCACATTCACGATTTCGTCACTGCAGCCTTTCCAATCATGGATCGCTCCACCTGCGAAAACGAGTGTGTTAATTTTTGCCATTCGTTAGCCTCCTTCTTATATAATATCGCTATTATACCACGCGTGCAGAAATACGAGTAAC
This portion of the Candidatus Poribacteria bacterium genome encodes:
- a CDS encoding YtxH domain-containing protein → MSNNGQNNGLAMIFAFFTGFMAGAVISLLYAPSSGKETRKKIRDTSVEAKNRTIEFANQASDSARQGVQTIVEQGKEGVHDIVDSGKERLQQATEQVKSAVETGRKVSADVRTKITGSIPGVGGDETDEEAPEEA
- the iolG gene encoding inositol 2-dehydrogenase, with protein sequence MKNPSRIGVGVIGAGRIGKLHIEHLAQNVPEAELLAICSLDPAGIASVAKQFNVPKTTSDYTTLLADPQIEAVLVASATDTHVEISQAAAKAGKHVFCEKPISLDLEQIDETLAIVEKADVKFQVGFNRRFDASFARVREAVASGEIGEPHIMRITSRDPAPPPIEYVKVSGGIFLDMTIHDFDMARYLIGDEVVEVYAVGGVRVDPQIGEAGDIDTAVITLRFQNGAIATIDNSREAVYGYDQRVEVFGSNGMVAAANPPTDTVIFSGSEGTRAASPPYFFVERYRPAFLAELQAFFRCIQEGTPPPVTGEDGRAPVVIGFAALRSLRENRPVLLSEI
- a CDS encoding ABC transporter ATP-binding protein, translating into MPDIVVKTEDVVKEYRMGSNILRALDGINIEIERGEYISLMGPSGSGKSTLFNMIGALDQPTEGQVYIDGQNMSQLSQRQIAAFRCHRVGYIFQSYNLLPVRSAHGNVTLPLIFAGMPEKQRNERAEKLLDMVGLGDRMYHLPDELSGGQCQRVAIARALANDPSIILADEPTANLDTITGREIIDLIKRLNQEQGVTVISATHDLKMLDVSDRIVDIRDGLVERVRNRDEIEIEVGDVGGEHDGDAGAHD
- a CDS encoding FtsX-like permease family protein is translated as MQQRAPIEEQIDLPFVESLRISFQSLKIRFGRSIITTAGITLGIAFLVSVWTNNEIGLALQESGRQSTINTFEDTTETGISTKDIWLIIMSLIVCVVGIANSMLMAVTERFREIGTMKCLGALDGFVVRLFLLESGFQGFSGALIGALIGTLGAVLLGLKDYGLDLFFYFPLLPAQPEDGATRLGVIVIILLGCILGMILAVIGSSFPAWRAAKLPPAEAMRTEV
- the larB gene encoding nickel pincer cofactor biosynthesis protein LarB, with translation MEIEKLKILLEQVKDGEVAVNDALQSLRTLPFEDLGFSKIDHHRQLRTGFPEVIFCEGKTIEHVKQISEHILAAGHPLLATRATPDMYEAVKEVQPTARYNALGRTIAVKQSEADEGITGILVVSAGTSDLPVAEEAVETALMMGNQPERLYDVGVAGLHRLISNHEKLLNARVIIVVAGMEGALPSVVGGLVNCPVIAVPTSIGYGASFGGLAALLGMLNSCASGVTVVNIDNGFGAGYSASLINQLKP
- a CDS encoding ThuA domain-containing protein, coding for MAKINTLVFAGGAIHDWKGCSDEIVNVLSQRDEFEITRVEEDLDALVSPNLDPYDLIVFYYTVGEISDAQKNGLLNHVASGKGYVGVHSAADSFRGCPEYRSMVGGYFVTHPRYRDYQVSIVDSEHEITQGLDEFVVTDEQYILDYDPRNHILASALWKGAAAPVAWTKNWGEGKVFYLALGHDPSACQHDMFGTLLERGALWAGSNGGE
- a CDS encoding regulatory protein RecX, producing the protein MKQKITNIQAAPELPSHQQLFLNGSPFVVVHASLIEKFGLRIGLEIEAETIEKLIAADEVMRAKNYALRLIREEKDNTTADESEPSRPAAKSKIYTKNEMEQRLQREGFSTKAIATSIEELIRSGHIRDRKYAENWIARRQKSNPRGKTLLKHELIDKGIDQETAEQVVAKVETEDETKVALEIAQKRMKQYQRLPVHVAKRRLHGFLARRGFKSETVRQVLEQIF
- a CDS encoding TIM barrel protein, yielding MKIANAPCSWGVLEFELDGEAPGYTQVLDEMHAIGYLGTELGDWGFMPTEAEQLRAELAARELTMLGAFVAVALADEGTHAAGEASALRHARLLADTAGDTPFIVLSDDNATTEVRTRYAGRVRPEHGLTPTQWDTFVKGVHRIAQSVRDETGLRTVFHPHCAGYVETAAEMDTLMEHTDPNLIGLCFDTGHYRFGGGDPIEAFTRHAERVWHVHFKDCHPDIAARSRKNEWDYFASVENGVFCELGNGDVDFPAFLAELRKRSYDGWIVVEQDVLPGMGSPYESADRNLQYLNSIL
- the alaS gene encoding alanine--tRNA ligase → MTSDEIRASFLEYFRKNGHAVVPSASLIPADDPTLLFTNAGMNQFKDVFLGIGQREYTRAVDTQKCLRVSGKHNDLEEVGYSPSHHTFFEMLGNWSFGDYYKQEAIAFAWELVTELWQIPKERLWATVYLEDDEAEKLWLQETDIPLSRISRCDKDNFWEMGETGPCGPCSELFVDMGVEAYPETANDPNTGPNISDRFREIWNLVFIQYNRNESGALEPLPATHVDTGMGFERITSILQGVDSNYKTDLFTPLLTTIADLTDTAYFDDERGLPHRVIADHIRCLTFAIGDGVMPSNEGRGYVIRRILRRAVLYGKKLQMNEAFIYRLVDNVIDLLGDVFPDVLPRREFITRTIQGEEHRFHQTIERGLELLDQSFETLIEKKSTQLDGKRAFELYDTFGFPLDLTEMLARERGFTVDDAGFEQSMEAQRSRGRAAWEARGGTKDEEISIYAEVLKEHGKTEFVGYTQNNIEAEIVALIADAESIGSARQGDEVFVLLNRTPFYGESGGQVGDIGTIESQDAKLAVQDTLKPSADLVAHKCQVIEGEITPYTAVQAKIDTLHRSAVAVSHTATHLLHSGLRHVLGTHVGQAGSLVEAGRLRFDFSHYEAVSPEQMQEIEEFVNEKIRVNDALSISEMSLDAAKEKGALAFFGDKYGDIVRVVQAGEYSVELCGGTHVQATGELGFVKLMSESSIAAGVRRVEALTGPTAVTTVQEDTALLANVANLLKTPKTDLPERIERLLQEQRELEQQLQQLKSQHALANVSTLVEGATLVEDVRVVASLVADTDRNGLRRLVDELKTRLESGVVALAAVTGNEVAFVVGVTADLVKDRGLNAGKIVSELTQLADGRGGGRPELAQGGGKNPSKVNTAIAAASEIVGQQLQT